From Syntrophorhabdaceae bacterium, the proteins below share one genomic window:
- the rodA gene encoding rod shape-determining protein RodA — translation ICYQSKWIYWSAIFFVVLVLIIGMAAGGARRWINLFGISLQPSEFMKPALVIFLANMLYQKKRENVALGLRDIAAPLLWTLIPFFLIVKQPDLGTAIIVLLTCLAMLWFVGLKKSTYAILGCIGAVTPFIVWRFLLKPYQKMRILSFINIDADPSGFGYHAKQAMIAIGSGKFLGKGYMAGTQHKLQFIPEHHTDFIFTVFGEEWGFVGSIIFFILFISFIYRCLKISLTAHDELGSIIAFGATTIIYLQFTINVLMAAHLAPVVGIPLPFISYGGSSLVTILACVGLLLNINMRRYMF, via the coding sequence CATCTGCTATCAGTCAAAGTGGATCTACTGGTCCGCTATATTCTTCGTAGTCCTTGTCCTGATCATCGGTATGGCGGCGGGCGGTGCGAGAAGGTGGATCAATCTTTTCGGGATAAGCCTCCAGCCGTCGGAGTTTATGAAACCGGCCCTGGTAATTTTTCTTGCGAATATGCTCTACCAGAAGAAGCGGGAAAACGTCGCCCTGGGTTTGAGGGATATCGCGGCCCCCTTGCTATGGACCCTGATCCCTTTTTTCCTCATCGTAAAGCAGCCGGACCTTGGGACCGCGATAATCGTTCTCCTCACGTGCCTCGCCATGCTCTGGTTTGTGGGCTTAAAAAAATCGACCTATGCCATATTGGGTTGCATAGGCGCCGTCACCCCGTTTATAGTGTGGAGATTCCTCCTGAAGCCTTATCAGAAAATGAGGATCCTGAGCTTCATAAACATCGACGCAGACCCTTCGGGTTTCGGGTATCATGCGAAACAGGCGATGATCGCCATCGGGTCGGGCAAATTCCTCGGCAAAGGTTACATGGCCGGCACCCAGCACAAACTCCAGTTTATCCCTGAACACCATACTGATTTCATCTTCACCGTATTCGGAGAGGAATGGGGCTTTGTGGGCTCCATCATCTTTTTTATTCTCTTCATAAGCTTCATATACCGGTGCCTCAAAATATCGCTCACCGCCCATGATGAATTGGGATCCATAATCGCCTTCGGTGCGACCACCATCATTTATCTCCAGTTCACGATCAATGTGCTCATGGCCGCGCACCTGGCGCCCGTGGTGGGCATACCCCTTCCCTTTATCAGCTACGGCGGCTCCTCCCTCGTGACCATCCTGGCGTGCGTGGGTCTCCTTCTGAATATCAATATGAGACGTTATATGTTTTGA